From Xiphophorus hellerii strain 12219 chromosome 20, Xiphophorus_hellerii-4.1, whole genome shotgun sequence, the proteins below share one genomic window:
- the ube2r2 gene encoding ubiquitin-conjugating enzyme E2 R2 has translation MNMAHQATPSSQKALMMELKSLQEQPVEGFRITLVEESDLYNWEVAIFGPPNTLYEGGYFKAHIKFPVDYPYSPPTFRFLTKMWHPNIYENGDVCISILHPPVDDPQSGELPSERWNPTQNVRTILLSVISLLNEPNTFSPANVDASVMFRKWRDSKGKDKEYAEIIRKQVLSTAAEAERDGVKVPTTLDEYCVQTRVPSQDSSSDLLYDDLYDDDMEEEDEDEDESEMESVGEAGAISCLEDGGTSTRHYDNQDDSGNEDS, from the exons ATGAACATGGCCCACCAGGCAACCCCTAGTTCTCAGAAGGCCCTGATGATGGAGCTGAAGTCCCTGCAGGAGCAGCCGGTGGAGGGTTTCCGCATCACCCTAGTAGAGGAGTCTGACCTCTACAACTGGGAAGTGGCCATCTTCGGACCGCCCAATACTCTGTATGAAGGAGGCTACTTCAAG GCTCACATCAAGTTCCCAGTTGACTACCCATACTCCCCTCCTACGTTTCGCTTCCTCACCAAAATGTGGCACCCAAATATTTACGAG AATGGAGATGTGTGCATCTCCATTTTGCACCCCCCGGTCGACGACCCCCAGAGCGGGGAGCTGCCGTCTGAGAGGTGGAACCCCACCCAGAACGTCAG GACGATCCTGCTCAGTGTGATCTCTCTGCTCAACGAGCCCAACACCTTCTCTCCAGCCAATGTAGACGCCTCGGTCATGTTTCGCAAATGGAGGGACAGCAAAGGCAAAGATAAAGAGTATGCAGAGATTATAAG GAAGCAGGTGTTGTCCACGGCGGCGGAGGCTGAGCGGGACGGCGTGAAGGTGCCGACCACGCTGGACGAGTACTGCGTTCAGACCCGGGTCCCCTCTCAGGACAGCAGCTCCGACCTGCTCTACGACGACCTCTATGACGAcgacatggaggaggaggacgaggacgaAGACGAGAGCGAGATGGAGTCCGTGGGCGAGGCCGGGGCCATCAGCTGCTTGGAGGACGGTGGGACATCCACCAGGCACTATGACAACCAGGACGACTCTGGCAACGAAGACTCATGA